DNA from Drosophila busckii strain San Diego stock center, stock number 13000-0081.31 chromosome 2R, ASM1175060v1, whole genome shotgun sequence:
GTCAAATTGATTGGCCTTGCATGACCAAACAAATGAgcttttttattaactatgtATTTTGTCACTTGtcacaaatttttgtttttatatgccTTCTTGGCCGAATTTATTCTAATTACTCACtagttaacaattgtttatgcattgACAACAGTCCCTAATTGGGCTGTGCAAAAAAACTCTAAACTATTTTCGATATTTGAATAGATAGATAGACTCGAATTAATCTGCGCTTATGagaaaatgaagcaaaacttaagcaaaacAAGAAAAGTTATAACTTAGTGCGTTACGTTAATTTCTCTTATGCTAAATTTACGCGTATTTAGAGCGTCTCTATACTAAAGAGAATGTTTTTAAACACTTTGtcctttttttataaaaaatggaaaagggtattatgaagttgtgcaaacatgtgtaacagggagaaggaggcgtggcagaccccataaagtatgtatagtcttgatcagcaagacaaactgagtctatatagccatgtccgtccgtccgtctgactgtatgagcaactgtttcttattaactataagagctagagcaaccaaattttgtatatagatgctcctatatccaaacccaaacgcttttattttattattaactggCTGCTAAACTCCAAACacttattttgtaaataaaatgttgcacattttgcttgtgtgtttgAATCCCCAATAGATAATTTATTTCTCTTGAGCTCACCTGCTTTTGCGATCCCATTAGCTCCAGATCCTTGCCTTCAAAGCGCTCCTTGCTATGCGGTGCATCATAGTCAGCTGGGCCTGTATAAAAGAGATCATCGTGCTGCAAGGGATCGGCACGCACTAAATAATTGCGCTCCCCATCCGACAGCTGCTCCTCGCTCTTGGGCGTACGCTTGCGACAGCAGGGCGAGGCACAGGTCCAACGTCTTTGGCGCTCCTCTGGCTCGTAGGTTTCCAGCTTAGCTCTGGACTTCTGCGACGTGGCATCTTCGCGTATAAAGTTGTGCACATAGAAGTTGCCATAGTATTCCTCAGAGCTGGAGCCCGATTGCTGCTCCCTGCGATGCACCACGCCTACAGGCGTGGGCGCCACTTCCAAATAGGCCAGCACTATAAGgaacaaaagcagcacaaagcCCACCTGAACTCGCACCGTATTGCGCCAGCCAATCTTGGTGACCAAGTAGCTATTGAGCATGGAAAAGAATATGATGCCCAGGCCTGCGCCGGAGCAGCTAAACCCACTTGCAATTGGTCTGTAGCGCTCAAAGTAGTAGCTTATGATAAGCTGCGAGCTCACCCAGATCATGCTCAGCCCGGGTCCGCCTGCTCAACAATTTGTAGTTAACTGACAACGTTGGATCTGCAGCTGCTTACCTACCAATCGTGCTATAGAACACTATCATCATGGGCAAGTTGACGCTGTAGCTGGCCGCCAGCATGGCCAGCGCCGAGATGGCCACACCAAACATGGCCACCGGCCGAAAGCCGTAGCTGTTGATCAGCGCGCTGGAGAAGGCGCCGCCCAGAAAATAGCAGCCGATCTGCACGCTGCCCACTAGCACCACCTGGGCATTGCTCACCTCCAGCTCGGCGCTTATATGGGGCAGCAGTATGCCCACAGAAAAGATAATGCCGTCCACAATGAGCTGCGCTATGAAGCTCAGCACCAGCACAATCCAGCCAAAGCCACCATCTGGTGGTATAACCATGTAGATCTAGAGAGATAAgaattacaattatatatactttatatatagctaaatatacaaaaagtaTGGTTAGCACATCACAAGTTAAAATAGCTAAAtcgtttaaaataaattgataaattgcaagtttgtttgttgcaaagTTAGAATATAATAAGtgttataatatatatttaaattaagtatgCAATTTTTTCAAATGTTATATGTTTTGTCAATATATTGACACAAGCATAAGAATCTCATGCTCAGACTCAGGCTACAGttcattgaatttttattataaatttttagcagcttttgcaacttaaaaatatttaaaacgcgcctcagtttgttttgcttaacaaaaatacatctttgtatatatagtatatatagttgCTGCTTAGACTTACTTACAAAGGCATTGCCAGAGACGAGACCAAAGCCCGGCAGCTGAGGCGGCTGCTCGCCGCTAAAACCATCCGGATCAGACTTATTGTCCGAGTCATGGCTGGTAAAGATTTCACTGCTGCTATGGTCTCTAAATATTCTGGATCTATCCGAGAGCGGCATATCCGTATCGCCGCTAATTGCCCCAAGCGAAATGTTTGTGCTGCGCGTATACAGCGGCGCCTCATAGGAGTCATCCGAGTCCACAGCGCCACCCACAGGCTTAGCGGCTCCTGCCAAAAGGCCAAAGCAATGAGCAGCGTTTGTGTAGCGCGTGTTAAGCTACTCACTTTTTTTGTAGACCTTGACCACTTTGGTGGTCAGCGGCTCATCGCGGTCATAGCTGTTGTCAGTGTCGCTCGACTGTTGTCCTCGGTGCGCTAAAGTTGCTGCCGCCTTGCCCGCTTCCACCAGCAGCAGTGTCGTCCgcggcagctccagctccgaATCCCAATCCGAATCGGAGGTTGTCTCTTGCCCCACTACCAGCTCGCTGAAGCTGCTGGCATGCGCCAGGGGCGTGCgtctgtggcaagcagcatgTTATTAGCTGATGGCTCCCAATTGCTGCTCGAGCACACTCACCTACCCTGGCTAGAACCTCTGCGCATTTTGTGTTTCtactttagctttgctttccctttgttttcgtttcttttttcgCTCTGGATAAGCTGACATTTTTCTCAAATCTCTCTACGTGGCTGTCGCACCCAATCCAAGTCTTAATGTCAATGGCAGCCAACGCGTGAACgccacagccagcagccaagcccaggagcagcagcagcaccgcaGTCTACGTGCCGTTCTGGCTGTTGATATGAGAAATTCCCAGCTACATTCTGcgactctctctcgctctttctctttgtcGCTGTCTCAATCCCTGCTGTCATTGCTGTGACAGGCAGACTCACGAACTGACAGACACTGCAGACACACCTCACACCTCCCCCCACTTACAACTCTCGCTTGCATTTCCTCTGAGTTGTTGTGGCCCTTGCCGCGACGAAATTGCATCTGTGCAATTTCATTGATTGCAAGTAAATGAATTCAAGCCAAAAATTCTACGCTTTTGTCCAAGTCGTTGCGCAttgtcaacaacaactttaagtTAGTTAATTAGTGACTACTCGACTTGCATTGagcactttatatttattttattggagCAGTTCTTTAAGTAAGTATGAATAGCcattaaatattatcaaaTATTACAGCACAATCTGCAAACTATAGAATCACTCAAAACTCATTTCGACtgcaattgattaataaaattacttaacttgtatttaaaaaattaaagttaatgcaAAAAGTAATGCAGCATGTGCTATAACTTaatcaaatgttatttatttatttactttgcagactctttaaatatttcagacGCCACTAAGCTTAAGCAATCGGCACACATAGCGTATGCGCAATCTAGGCGCACGCCCCTATGTTGCTTGGGCAGTTTTCGCTTTCATGCCAAACTTGTGCACTCACCTTCAGCCCCTGAAGCGAATGTGCAGGCATTCCAAGCTATATGCATGACTGCATGGCCATCAAATTGGGTCAATTGCTGTTAACAATTTGGCGGCGCAATCTTTTTGGACGTTTCGATTTCAAGGCAGCTGGCAACAATTCCGCGCCACTGCTACGGCCACTGGCCCACAAGCTTGGCCCAATTGGGATAGCTTCGTAAAAAAGTTGAAAGCGCAGCACGTACGATGCCATttgaaaaaacaattttacattGAGTTGTTGGAGAACAGCAAATGgctaaaaaaacaacaacacacaggAAGCACTTGGCAGGCTTGGAGCACAGGACGGCAGCAATACGCTAATTAATTagtgcattttgtttattgtttgatGTGCAAACTTTGGGGCAAAGTTCAGCGAGTTGCTTTGTttgaacagcagctgcaatgaaaatgaaattgaaaatgaagaAACTTGTTTTATAAAGTTATGCCATATTATATGGATTTGTCCaattcttttgtttgcaaaataaatatatgtatgtgtatagcTGCCAAATAGTATATTCCCTAAAAGTTTGCCAATATGCGAAAatccaaatatataaaacgtaATTTTGCTCTAAAAAGCTCTAAAATGAATTCACCCGCATTGCTGCTTAACAACTTTTCACGTGCAGCATCGAAAACACCAAATAAAATAACCATGAAAATGAACAGCAATCGCTTGAGGTAAGTTCGAATTGGGTTGAGTTGAGTAGTGGCGCCGGACTCAGAATCAGAACTTCTTACGCCAGAAGCTCCACATTTCGCATAGACAAGGCTTGCGATCGCACTCGCATGGAGCTATCGGTGGCGAGAGTGGATACTGCTTGCACTCGGAGAAGCTTGGAAACTGAGTCTTGCGCTTCTTGCAGCACGAAGGTTCGCGGCCGCGGGGACAGCCCACATCCAGTCTTATGGGCCGACAGTGGGGATAGCCTATTTTACAACAGGGCCACGGCTTCGTGGAGGCGGGAAACAGTTTGGGGGGCGGGGCACGTCCACTTTGCCTCACATTTAGCTTGCAGGCTGTATGCAGCCTGTCCCGCACTACGCGCGGCTCGCGACGCTCCCTCGCGGGATAGATCTTACGCAATCGGGGTCTTCTCGGTGTCTGTGGCTCGAACTCCGACCAGGTTTGCTGATAGCGCCGCGACTTATCACTTGGCTTGTAGGCCAGCACATCTAAGGGCAGGGGGCATGGCTCGGGCACACAGACGCCCTTGATTTCATCCATTTCTTGGTACGCCTTGCATTTGTATTCGGAGCGTCGCACCACCAAATAGCAGGGAGTCTTCTTCTTCACACGCTCCATCATCAGACGATGCACCTTCTCCTCGAGACTCTCCGTGCGCGGCAATTGCAGTGAATCGGTTTTTGTTCGCATCTGCATCAGCGGGTTGCAATGGTTCAATAATTGCCGAAACAACTTCAGACCATTGCAGTACAAATTCATggatttcattttaaaattttacttaaattttgatAGGAGTGTAGGGGGGGGGGGAGGTAGTTCAGTTCAGATCCATTGGATCTACTATTGTGACCAAAAAATACGCCTACTAcgtaaaatgtaaacaattatttataaaatgtaactaGATGTCTAaactacaatttaataatataataataaaatatgcattgtATATACGctaagaaaaaattataataaatagtttataatacataaattgtcaaataaattatacaaattatcgaatatgtaataaataaatcaacactATCAACATTcgcattattttttagctactTTATTATGTATTCTATGATTCTATTTAATCAATTGctgacatttaaatttataacgaAGAGTCTAGATAGCCATGACCTGTCTAAGTATCTGTATATTTAGGGCTAtacataatatacatacataattctACTTAAATTAAGTCTTGTATTGTTTAATTGGGAATTTACATCCATCGATGTggattcaatttaaatttaaaggcaatcaactttacatttttttatagagGAATGTTTTAGGtcttaaataaactaattctATTACTTTCAAAATAGTCTGCTCTTACTAAATTAGTTATTAAAACTcatacattaaaaataagttttatttaattataattctaTGCATATTATTATGTTAAATCTATATGCTTTTtgcatatcaaaataaatctaataaaatcaaattttgaattgaagTACACAGATGTGTATATAATACATGAATATATGCCATAcctaaacaaaaatagaagTCATTGAAAAAATGcggtttaaaaaaaaaaccaattaaTAGTGGTTAGGCTTATagaataaatttactttattgtttgcattcaATGATTGGATTGCTGcaattgaatacaaaaataGTTATAGTTAAGCTTTCATTGCTTTAATCAGGTtaagaacaaaataaattttggagCATTGGGACTAATGGCGATTTCGCGCTCTAAACATGCGCCACAATTCGCAGAGCGGCACCGTCTTGAGGCAAACGCACTCGGTGATCGGTGGCTTGGGGAGCGAATCCTTGCGGCACTCCGAGAAACTTGGATAGCGCGTCATGGGGCGCTTGCAAGTGGGCGCTGTTTTGGGTCTAATGCGGCAGCGAGTGTTGGCGCCCACAGCTTTGCATTCGCACAGTGGAAACTTGATGCAGTGGATCTCCTTGCCCATGGTCACCTCCTTGAGCGGCGTGCACTTCATGGGGCGGATTGTCTTGCATATAGGCCGCGGCTTCTTGGCGCAGCTCTTCTTGGGCTTGCGCTTGACTATGGGCGGCTTGACTATGGGGCAGCTGCGCTTGGGCAGCTTCTCTTGGACGCACTCCACCCAGCACTGCTGGTACTTGCGATCGAGACTCTTGCTGGGCCTGTAGAGCGCACGATCGAAGCGTGAGACGCCGAAGCAGGAGGGCATGCATTCGACTATGGGATTGTAGGGCGGCTTGCAGCGCAGATAGACGCCTAGGGATCGCTCGTCGGTCAACTCCTCATCCGTTTTACATTTCTTGGGTGTCTTGAAATATTCGGGCACAAATTTGAATGGCTCGCTGCACTTTGGCTTCTTTTCAGCATTATTCTTGCATTTGtcagtttgtttgctcatGTTGCGCGCTGTCGAAACTAAACACTTATATGGCAGTTTGTTGATCAGCGATCGGTGGACAAAATATCGAAGACCCATGGCCATTTCGAACGAATTAAAAGATCAATACAATTTGGAATTTTGTAAACAATCAACGGACAAGGGCTGTTTTAGTCTGGTAGTCTAGAACGAACTAAAGTTTGACTATTGCCAATTCAAAATCTgaaaacttataaaaaaaaactacagtTGACAACATGCTtgctgtataaaaaataaattcaccaaAGTCACTTAACgctacatttatatatttggtaATTACAATTAGTgcgagcaaaataaattatataaaccatatttattgatttagcatatttttctgcattttc
Protein-coding regions in this window:
- the LOC108595439 gene encoding uncharacterized protein LOC108595439 isoform X2, with the translated sequence MVIPPDGGFGWIVLVLSFIAQLIVDGIIFSVGILLPHISAELEVSNAQVVLVGSVQIGCYFLGGAFSSALINSYGFRPVAMFGVAISALAMLAASYSVNLPMMIVFYSTIGGPGLSMIWVSSQLIISYYFERYRPIASGFSCSGAGLGIIFFSMLNSYLVTKIGWRNTVRVQVGFVLLLFLIVLAYLEVAPTPVGVVHRREQQSGSSSEEYYGNFYVHNFIREDATSQKSRAKLETYEPEERQRRWTCASPCCRKRTPKSEEQLSDGERNYLVRADPLQHDDLFYTGPADYDAPHSKERFEGKDLELMGSQKQIQRAAYGLHKIHDYNDGDSDDDDKDAPAQPAKHSGSAHHLQKRRRKKQKKRHWLHTRMVRAFNRLFDVHLFKSFAFRVLVASAFVYPMGFNIPFVYSKMRTTIPPSYAQFIGPAIGATNFLARISCGFVAYKLTGWTNYICGGGMVLGGAVVLISAFYGSDLIWFQLLYGMCYGVAPAVFATLRALIYVRYLGLSKLTNAFGITALAMGLGVFIGTTLGGILVDKTGGYMVPFAFAGLCIIVAGSLTLILPSLLACRQQ
- the LOC108595589 gene encoding uncharacterized protein LOC108595589; translated protein: MKSMNLYCNGLKLFRQLLNHCNPLMQMRTKTDSLQLPRTESLEEKVHRLMMERVKKKTPCYLVVRRSEYKCKAYQEMDEIKGVCVPEPCPLPLDVLAYKPSDKSRRYQQTWSEFEPQTPRRPRLRKIYPARERREPRVVRDRLHTACKLNVRQSGRAPPPKLFPASTKPWPCCKIGYPHCRPIRLDVGCPRGREPSCCKKRKTQFPSFSECKQYPLSPPIAPCECDRKPCLCEMWSFWRKKF
- the LOC108595677 gene encoding uncharacterized protein LOC108595677 — protein: MAMGLRYFVHRSLINKLPYKCLVSTARNMSKQTDKCKNNAEKKPKCSEPFKFVPEYFKTPKKCKTDEELTDERSLGVYLRCKPPYNPIVECMPSCFGVSRFDRALYRPSKSLDRKYQQCWVECVQEKLPKRSCPIVKPPIVKRKPKKSCAKKPRPICKTIRPMKCTPLKEVTMGKEIHCIKFPLCECKAVGANTRCRIRPKTAPTCKRPMTRYPSFSECRKDSLPKPPITECVCLKTVPLCELWRMFRARNRH
- the LOC108595439 gene encoding uncharacterized protein LOC108595439 isoform X1, translating into MRRGSSQGRRTPLAHASSFSELVVGQETTSDSDWDSELELPRTTLLLVEAGKAAATLAHRGQQSSDTDNSYDRDEPLTTKVVKVYKKRAAKPVGGAVDSDDSYEAPLYTRSTNISLGAISGDTDMPLSDRSRIFRDHSSSEIFTSHDSDNKSDPDGFSGEQPPQLPGFGLVSGNAFIYMVIPPDGGFGWIVLVLSFIAQLIVDGIIFSVGILLPHISAELEVSNAQVVLVGSVQIGCYFLGGAFSSALINSYGFRPVAMFGVAISALAMLAASYSVNLPMMIVFYSTIGGPGLSMIWVSSQLIISYYFERYRPIASGFSCSGAGLGIIFFSMLNSYLVTKIGWRNTVRVQVGFVLLLFLIVLAYLEVAPTPVGVVHRREQQSGSSSEEYYGNFYVHNFIREDATSQKSRAKLETYEPEERQRRWTCASPCCRKRTPKSEEQLSDGERNYLVRADPLQHDDLFYTGPADYDAPHSKERFEGKDLELMGSQKQIQRAAYGLHKIHDYNDGDSDDDDKDAPAQPAKHSGSAHHLQKRRRKKQKKRHWLHTRMVRAFNRLFDVHLFKSFAFRVLVASAFVYPMGFNIPFVYSKMRTTIPPSYAQFIGPAIGATNFLARISCGFVAYKLTGWTNYICGGGMVLGGAVVLISAFYGSDLIWFQLLYGMCYGVAPAVFATLRALIYVRYLGLSKLTNAFGITALAMGLGVFIGTTLGGILVDKTGGYMVPFAFAGLCIIVAGSLTLILPSLLACRQQ